A portion of the Calliphora vicina chromosome 5, idCalVici1.1, whole genome shotgun sequence genome contains these proteins:
- the LOC135961426 gene encoding uncharacterized protein LOC135961426, translated as MKFLNIFFLFGLLAVLTTMGTLVQAEPLPSPRGRPATTKRPKTDADNNDAVDRR; from the coding sequence atgaaatttttaaatattttctttttgttcggTTTATTGGCTGTCCTGACCACCATGGGCACCCTAGTACAGGCTGAGCCCTTACCCAGTCCTCGTGGTCGTCCTGCCACCACAAAACGTCCCAAAACAGATGCTGACAACAATGATGCTGTGGACAGGCGCTAG